GCGGCAAGTCCACTGGATTTAACGGTGCAGCCGATCGAGGTGCTAGGTCCTCGCGACTTCGAGCGAGCTCTTTCTCTCATCCCTAGAGACAAGAAAACTGGCGTGATCACGGTTTTCGATCCCATGTTCTTCAATGAGCGTAGACAGATCGCGCAAGTGGCGATGGCGTATGGCTTGCCCGTGATGGCACCTGCCGACGTCTACGTGAAAGCAGGGGCGCTGATGTCCTATGGTCCCAATTTAGTTGACCTGTTTCGACGCGCAGCAACTTCGGTCGACAAGATATTGAAAGGCGAGCAACCGGGAAATCTTCCGGTCGAGCTGCCAATCAAATACGACTTTGTCATCAATTTAGCGACCGCCAAGACCATACAGATGGATATTCCGGCAACGCTATTAGCGCGCGCCGATGAGGTGATTGAATAGGATGCCTCTAGGCGACCTCTGCTTCTGACCTTCGGCGTCATTGCGAGCGCAGCAAGCAATCCGAAGTCTTCGCTGCGACGGTCTGGATTGCTTCGTCGCAGGACCCTCCTCGCAATGACGAAGGTGAATAGTCATCTCCCCCGACGTCGTCCTGGCCTGGCGCGCAATTGCGCGCGGGGGCCAGGACCCATGCCGCGTGTTCCTCGATTGTGTCCGGTCGCAGCACCGAGCGGCCAATCTTCGCCGGTCACGGCTTCCGCCAGGACGACGCCCAGGATGTAGCGGTAGGATGTCACCCAACGCGATATTTCTTCACCGCCGCCTCGTCCCATTCGATCCCGTTGCCGGGCTCCTCGCTCGGCAGTGCAAAACCGTCCTTGATCTTCAATCGCGTCGCGAGCACCCCGTCGGCCCAGTCGACATATTCCAGCCAATGCGCGGTCGGCGTCACGCAGAGCAGGTGCGCGCTCACCTCCGAGAACAGATGCGTCGACATCTCGATGCCGGCGGCATGGGCGAGCGCGGCGGCGCGGAGCCAGCCGGTGACGCCGCCGATGCGCTGCACGTCAGGCATCACGTAGTCGCAGGCTTCGGCCGTGAGCGCTGCCTGCATCGAGAAGGCGCTGTCGAAATTCTCGCCGATCTGGACCGGCGTGTGCAGCGCGTCCGCGATGCGGGCGCAGCCGGCATAGTCGTCGTGGCGGATCGGCTCCTCGATCCAGGTGAGGCCTTCGTCGTCGAGCATCTCGCCGCGGCGGATGGCCTCGGTGACCGTCAGCGCCTGATTGTAGTCGCACATCAGCGTCACCTGATCGCCGACCGCCTTGCGCACCGCGCGCACGACCGCGAGATCCTCTCGCGCATCGGGCCGGCCGACGCGGATCTTGGCGGCATGAAAACCCTCGGCCAACAGCTTGTGCGCCTCCTCTACCGCGGCGCCCGCCGGCATAATGCCGAGCCCTTTCGAATTGTAGGCTCGCACCGGCTTCGGCGCGGCGCCGAGCAGGCGCGCCAGCGGCAGGCCCTTGCTGCGCGCCAGCGCGTCCCATGCCGCCATGTCGATGCCGGATTGCGCCAGCCGTTGCAGGCCGGCGAGGCCCAACAGCGTGAAGCGCTGCGCCAGCTTGCGCTCGATCTCGAACGGCAGCAGCTCGTCGCCGGCGAGGAGATCCGACATTTCCGTGACCATCGCCGTCAGCGGCTTCAAGGCCGATGGCGTGATCGAGAACAGATAGGCATGCCCGCGTACGCCCTGGTCGGTCTCGCAGTCGATCAGCACCAGCGGCGCCTTGGCGACCGATCCGGTCGAGGTTTGGAGCGGCAGGTTCATCGGCACGATCACGGGCCGCGCCTGGAAGCGCTTGATGCGGATGGTCTCGGTCATGGGGCTCTCCCGGCGGGATGGAATGATCAGGCTACTTTTGCTGCTGCAAGGCCATGCGAACGCCAAGTCCCAGGTAGATCGTCCCGATGACGCGGCCCTGCCAGCGGCCGATGCTGCGATGACGGGTGAGCCAGCCAGCGACTTGCCCGGCAACGAGGGCGATCAATGCGGTGTAGATCGCGCTCATGATGACGAAGATGAGGCCAAGAATTGCAAGCTGGGCAACGACGGAGCCGTGATCGGGACGTACGAATTGTGGGAGAAAGGCCAGGAAGAAGAGCGCCGTCTTCGGGTTGAGCAGTTCGGCCAGCACCGCCTGCCGGAAGGCGAGCGATGTGTCGACCAAACGCGACTGCGCCAACTTGATATCCTCGCCTCTTTCCATAAGCGCGCGGATGCCAAGATAGATGAGGTAGGCAGCGCCGGCGTACTTCACCAGGCTGAAGGCGAGGGCCGAGGTCATCAGCACTGCCGACAATCCAAGCGTAGCCATCGCGGTGTGAAGCAGATCCCCAGTCGCGATGCCAAGGCCGGTGGCAATTCCGACGCGATGCCCGCCCACAGACGAGCGCCCGAGCACCAGGAGGACGGCGGGACCCGGAATGAGAAAGAGGCCGAGAACCACCGCGACATAGGTCAGCAACGTGTCGAATTGGATCATGGTGAGCTCCGATCTGATTGTCAGGAGCTCAAACCAGCCAGACCCGGTCTCTCAATGCAAGTCCTCGAATGGCGTGGGCTCCTGGTTCGGGCGGCGGAGCGAAGCTCCATCATCACCGAGCGCGCCGGGGGCGATCTTCATTTCGGGTCCGGCGCGTGGAGCACCGAAGCGTCCGCATCGTCATGGCCGGGCTTGTCCCGGCCATCCACGTCTTGCCACGTAGCCCGAAGAACGTGGATGCCCTGGACAAGCCCGGGCATGACGGTCGCCTTTGTGTTTGAATGTCACCTTGCCACGCCTTCCGTGAACGCCGTCTCGATTACATCCCCAAAAGGCTGCCACGACCGGCCGTCGAATTGCACCAGGCGCATCTGCTTGATCGGCAGATAGTTGTGGGGCGAGGTGTTCATCCTGATGTCGGGCAGGGCAAGGGAGGGGCGATGATTCCTCAGCGACGCCGCCTGGCGCATGATGTTCTCGCGCGAGACATCGTCGCCGCATTGCCTCAATACCTGGGTGAGCGCCTCGGCCGCGGCATAGCCGTAGACGGCGGCACTGTTGTTGGTGCTTTCGACCTGATGATACTTGTCCATGAAAGCGAACCAGTCCTTCATGGCTGGATCGTCCTTCCAGGCGGGGTCGCTCGGATCCTTCAGAAAGGCCGCGGAGACGACTCCTGCCGAATTTTCCAGGCCCGCCGGCGCCATCGCGTTGGCGATGGTGGCCGAGGAATCGTTCACGATGAAGACTGGACGCCATTTCATCGACGCCGCCAGCTTGATCACCTTGGAGGCCGTCGAGGGCACGCCGAGAAAGACGAAGATGTCGGCGCCCGAGCGCTTGAGGATCGAGACGTGCCCGTCGAGATGCTCGTCGGCGATGTCGAAGGCGATGTCGACGAGGACGTGACGGTTCAGATCGCCGAGACCTTCCTGAATGCCCTTGTAGAGCATGCGGCCGAACTGGTCGTTCTGCCAGAGCACCACGATCTTCTTCCGGGGATAATAGGCCTGGATGTAGTTGGCGTAGATGCGTCCTTCCGACCGCAACGAGGGCTGCCAGCCCATGGTCCAGGGAAACGCTCCCGGCTGGCTCAGCTCCTCGTCGCCGGAGGCGACGAACAGCTGCGGGATCTTCTTCTCGTTGAGATACCAGCGCGTGGCGAGGTTGCCGGGCGTGCCGAACGAGCCGAACATCAGATCCACGTTATCGGTCTCGACCAGGTTGCGCGTCAGCTCCAGCGCCGTCGCCGGATCGGAATTGTCGTCGCGCGTGATGAAGCGGATCTTGCGGCCGTTGATGCCGCCACGCGCGTTGATCATGTCGAAATAGGCGGCCTCGGCTTGGCCGATGGCCCCGAACTCCGAGAGTGGCCCCGAATACGGCATGACATTGCCGATGCGGATTTCCTTGTCGGTCGCGGGTTGGTCCGTACGTTGCAGCGACATCGCCCCGAGCGAGGTCAATGCAGCGATCAAGACGAACAACAGTTTGCCGGTGACGCGCATGCTCGACACCTTGTCGTTGGCCCCCAACGAGGTCGGCTCAGTCCGCACCCAGGCGGATTGATCTACGTCAAGCGTTTGGCGATCGTGTGGCTTTGGCAGCCGGATTCAATGCGGCGCGGCCCGTATGAAATGGCAGGCGTGCTGACGCGCCGCTACGGCAGTCCCCGCGCCTCGAGCTGGCGCACCAGCAGCAGCGTCGGCTCGGCGAGGCTGTCACCGGAGCCGTCGAGGCCGAAGGCGTTGGCGATGCCGTCGCGGCTGCGCAGCAGCGCGCTGCGCGGACAATGGCCGGCGCCGCAGAGCGTCTTCTTCAGGGTCTCGCCTTGCGCGACGATGCCGGGGGAATCGTCCGCGGCCCAGGCCAGCACGATCGGCACGTCGACATTGAGGATGCCGGGAAAGACCGAGCGCATGTTGTACTGGCTGGCGTCGGTGCCGAGATACGCCTTCTCGCTGTCGCTGGCATCCTTGCCTGCGCGGTAGATGCCGGACACCAGCACGACGGCCGCGACGTCGGCGCGGTCGGCCTGAAACTCGGGATGCGCCAACAGGGTGGCGACATGGAACGCGCCGGCGCCGTAGCCGACCGCGACGATTTCGCGGGCGTCGCCGTTGAACAGGTCGATATTGCCGTGGATCCAGGACAGCGCCGCCGCGACGTCGGTGGCCCCCATCGGCCAGGTCGCCGCAGGCGCCAGGCGATAGTTGACGCGGACGCCGATCATCTGGTTGCGCGCGGCGAAGCACATCGCCTGGTCTTCGATCTGTCGTGCCAGTTCCGGCGCCTGGCGGTCGCCGGTAAAGGTGTCGCCGGTCACGAACAACAGCACCGGCCGCGGCGTGTCCGCCTTGATTGCGCTGGTGGCGATGTCGAGCACATTGGCCTCGCTCTCGCCATAGCGCAGCCCGCGCGAGAAGCTGACCTGCTCGCATAGGCGCGCGGTGCCGCCGGCCGTGGTGTCGTTGTCGGTGAGGCCCACTTGCACGAGACCGGACGGCGGCGACAGCCGGGCCGGCATAGGCCCGTGCGCGGAGGCCGTGGTCATGGTCAGAAGCAGGAAAAATGTCAGACAATTCTTCATGGTGATGCCGGCCTTGCGGGCCCATATTGGCTCGCCGATATGGCCTGTCTTTTCAATTCGCCTCATTAGTCAGCCGGCCTTGAGGCAAATTCGCGGCACTGTGACCCGGCGCCGCTCAAGTAGCCTCGAACGCGACCTTTTGTGCATGGGGTTGTTCTTCGCAGTTTTAGACCCGCTTCATCGTCCGGAAGGTGATGGAATAGCGGCGCGCCTCCACCGGCGGAATGCTGTGCTCCCATTGCGACCGCGCCTCGCCGTCCATCATGTAGAGCGAGCGCGGCAGGGCTTCCAGCGTGTGGCGCTCCCATCGCTCGCCGCTGCGGCGGCGGAAGCGGAACTTGCAGGGCGCGCCCAGCGAGAGGCCGAGCACCTTGTCGAAATGCGGCTTGTCGCGGTGCCAGCCGATGCCGACGCCGGCCTCATATTCGGTGCAGAGCACCTGGCGGACGCTGGCCTCCGGCAGCCCCGCCCAAGCCTCCACCTGCCGTGCAATCGGCAGCACCCAGTCAGGGATCGGCTCTGCTTCGGCCAGGCGCTGCAGCGAATAGTCGTAGCGATAGCCGAACGACGCCACCCGGCGATTGCCCTCGAAAGCGCCGAACTGAAACCGTTGGAGCGGCAATGCTGCGATGCGGCCGATCAAGGCCTGCTCGAGAGCGGCATCGATAAAATTGTCCGTATGTCGAAGCCCGGCGGGCCCGGCCAACGGGTCTGCGAACAAGCCAAGCTGCTGCGTCATTCCTCGCACGTCCGTGATGGAACCTATTGGCGGCTGATGCGACTTACATATGACGCGGAGAGTCATGTGCGAGGCTGTCATGGCAGAGAAGCATACCGCTGATCCGGCAGAGATCATGCGGGCGACCGGTCATCCTGAGCTGGAATATGCCGCCGGCTGGACCATTGCCGGTCTGGTCACCATCGGCACCATCGTGGCCGCCTGGGTGTTCGCGATCTAGGCGACCGGGAATTGGAGCTCGAAGGCCGCGCCCTGGTCTGTGGGCTTGAGCCTGATCGAGCCGCCATGGCTCGCCATTACCGCGCGCGCGATCGCCAGCCCCATCCCGGTGCCGCCCTGGTCGCGGCGGGTGGTGAAGAAGGCGTCGAAGATCCTATCGCGGTTGGGTGTCGAGATCGACTCGCCGTCATTGCTCACCGTCAGCTGCAGGGTCGTGCGCTGGTCCACCGCCTCCAGCCTGATTGTCCTCGCCTTGTGCCGCATCGCATTGTCGGCGAGATGCGACAGCACGATCAGCGCCTTCTCGCTGGACATGCTGACCGCTCGATGAAGGCTCCCACTGCACAGAATTTCGCTTTCCGGGAAGCGGCTCCTGAGGTCGGCGATCACGGGGGCAAGCTCGGTCCGCTCGTTCTGCGGCAGGCTTTCGGCGCGGGCGAGCTCACGCAGCCGCTGCGCCATCGCCTCCAGCCGCTGGGTATCGGACAGGATGTTGGTGATGAACATCTTCTGCTCGGCTGGCGTCAGGCTGCCCGATTTGCCCTGAACTGAGTCCTGTAGCAGCTCGGCCGCGCCCTTGATCGACGTCAGCGGCGATTTCAGCTCGTGGGTGAGGTGGGCCGAGAACGTCGCGATATAGTCCGAGCGCCTTGCGAGCCGCTCGGCCATGCCGAGGAAGCTGTGCGAGAGCTGGGCGAACTCGCGTGTGCCGTAATGCTGCAGCGGCTTGAACGCCTCGCGGTCGCCGCGGCCGATTCGGGCGGCGCGGTCGATCAGCTCACGCATCGGCAACGTGATGGTGCGCGAGAACACGAGGCCGATCGCGATGGTGCCGAGGATCACGGCGAGCCCGGCCAGCACGAACTTGCCGCGTTCCTGGTAGAGATGGTCGAAGATGTTGCTCGGCGTGCGCGTGGTGTAGATCACCCCCGCGACGCGGTTGTTGACGATGACGGGCATCGCCGAGAACACATGCACGCCGAGGCCGCGGCTGAAGGAGTAGATCGGCGGCGGCGGCTTGTCCGGCACGCGGTTGCGCAAGGTGGCGCGGTATTGCCCGTGGAGAGCGTCCGCGACCTCCTCGATATGGGCGAGCGATTGCCCGACCTCCTGCCGGCCGGCGATCACCACGCCCTGCGGATCGAGGATGCGAAAGCCCGCCAGCGTCACCTTCTGGGTCTCGCGGATGATCGGCGTCAGCCTGGCGCCGATCTCGACATAGGCCGGCTCGGCCGGCCGGACCGCTGCCTGTGCATCCGGCCGCCGCCGCAGCAGGTCGTTAGCAGTGAGATCGAGCGCGGGGCGGATCGGCGTGACCTGGTCGCCGGGATCGGGCAGCACGCCTGGCGGTACCTCGGCGCCGAGCGTCAGGCCGCTATCGAGCCTTGCCGTAACCTCCTGCGCATAGATCGTCGCGAGCACGCGGCTCTGCGCGATCAGCTCGGCCTGGGTCTGGCGGATCAGCTGGTTGTCGTAGAGGCGGAAGAAGAACAGGCCCACCAGCGGCAGCACGCCGACAGTGGTCAACACCGTGAAGATGACAAGCCCAAGCGACGGCCGCCATTTGTCGGGAGCCGCGCTCATGCCTCTTTCTCGCAACGGCCGAGCTTGAACCCGACACCGTGGATGGTCTCGATCACGGTCTCGCAATTTTGCGCGGCGAGCTTGGCGCGGATGTTGCGGATATGGCTGTCGATGGTGCGGTCGGAGACCTGGATGTTGAGCTGATAGGCCGCCCGCATCAATTGCTCGCGGTTGAACACCGAGGTCGGCCGGGTCAGGAAGGCGCGCAGAATGCCGAACTCGATCGCCGTCAGCTTGAGCGGCGTGCCGGCAAAGGTCGCGACATGCTGCTCGGGATCGATCAGGAGGCCACCTTGCATGAGCGCGCCCGGGCCGGTCTTGATCTCGCCGTTGCGGGGACTGAGACGGCGCAAGATGACGTTGACCCGCGCCACCAGCTCGCGCGGGCTGAACGGCTTGGTCACGTAATCGTCGCCGCCGATCTCGAGGCCGAGGATGCGGTCGATCTCCTCGTCGCGCGCCGACAGGAACAGGATCGGCACGTCGGAGCCCTTGCGGATTTCGCGGCAGACATCGAGCCCGTCGAACTCGGGCATGCCGATGTCGAGCACGATCAGATCGGGCTTGTCGGCGGCAAAGCGGGCGAGCGCCTCCTTGCCGTCGCGCGCCTCGATCACGTCCATGCCGGCCTTCTTCAGGGCGACACGAATGACCTCGCGGATGTGGCCTTCGTCGTCGACGATGAGAATGCGATGCGCCAAGAAACTCTCCGTGTCCTCGTCAGCTCGCCGGCTGGCTGCCGGTCCGAGCTTTCGCCTGGGCGTCCAGCCTGCGCTGGAGCCGCCAGTCGCGAAAGCTCCAGCTTCGCCAGGCCAGGTCCTGACGCTGCTGTTCTACAAGGCGGTCGCGGCGTGGCACAAGGCAGCCCTCCCTGGCGGCGGGCCGCAGCGCAAGCGCCTTGTCGATGGCGGGCACCGCCTGCGGTCCCAGCGTCATGAGATAATCGATGTCGATCTGCACGCCTTTCCCCGACACTTCCCGGCTGTGGGCGACATTGTAGTCGGCGATGAAGGCGTCGAAGTTCACGAGCGAGCACCCATAGAGCACGATCGTCAATGCGATCAAATTCGCGCCGACCAGCCATTGGTTGGACCTGTCGAGCACGATGCGCGCGACGATCAGGATCAGGCCGAGCGCCACCAGCCCCATCCAGATGAACGCCGCGATCCGCCAATAGGTCAGCATGTAGATGTCGACATAGAGATCGAGCCGGCGGATGGATGAGGCGACCAGTAGCACGTTCTGTCCCACCCAGAGATAGACCAGCGGCCGGATCACCTTCGATTTTTCGGCCGGCCCGCCCGGGCGCATCGCCACCAGCACGAAAGCGGCGGCGAGCAGTGCGGTCGCGATCAGCGGGTAGGCGCCGCGATGGGCATAGGCGGCATAGGTCAGATTGTCGGGCAGTGCCGCATGGCCCCAGAGATAGATGCCGTCGAGGATCGATTGCGCCGCGAACAGCAGGTTGAACAGGATCAGCGAGCGCAGGACGATGGAGGGGCCCAGGAGTTCGACCGGGACGAGCGGCGCCCGAGGCTCTGATCCAGCGGCATCGGTTGCGCTCGCAACGGCAGCCTTCTTGCTCCGCCATCGCACATGGATGAAAGGCCAGACCAGCGCCAGCATCAAGCTCCAGAACAGCACGCGCCGCACACTGACATATTCCAGGATGAGCTTCGGATTGAGCAGGGACACCCATTGTTCGATGACCGGATTGGCCGCCGCGAACAGCGCGATGAACACCCCGCTCAGGATCATCGGCAGCAGCCAGAGCGCGATGCCACGGGTGAAGGCCGACCAATTCAGGACCTGGAGCGCTTCCGGGAAGAACCGCAAGAAGCCGAACAGAACGAAGCTTCGGAGTGCGCGGGCGCGGTCTGGAAGCCCGGTCGTCTCCGGATTGGTCGCGAGCAGCAGGGCGACGAGCAGCGCCGCGATGGAGATCAGGAACGAGAGCGTGTTGAGCTGCTCCACGACCGGCACCAGGCCGAGCGCGACGATCGCACCTCCGATTGCCGCGCGTCGAAGATTGAGCGTCGCAAGATTGGCGAGCAGCGAGGCACAGGCGATCGCCGTCGCAAAGATCGCCAGCGACAGCCCGATCCGCTGGCCGTAGAAGAGCCAGTCGGCGAGCGCGGCGAGCAGCAGCGCCATGGCGAGCTTGGCCGACAGCGCGGAAGGCCTGATCGGTTGGATGTCCGTCGTCGAGGTCGAAGCCAGGCTGGTCATGTCCAGAAGATTCTCCGTGAAGGGTGGCATGACGAACTCTGAACGGTGCTTGTGCAGACGGCGGGATCAACGTCTGCACGGTTTCAGGAGTCTTTTGCAGTTTTCGTGCAGCTGCGCTTTTGCCTCTCGCGCAGCGCGGATCGCTTTGATAGGTGCGAAGCATTCGCTCCAACCGCGTGTGACGCATCATGCAATTTCTCAAGCGCATCGGTCTCATCCTGCTCTGGCTCGCCGCGCCGCTCGCTGCATTCGCGGCGGCAAACAAGAACGATCCCTATCTGCTCGTGCTGCGTGGCGCCGGAAACGTCGCCCTTGTCGTCGCAAGCATTGTCGTCGTCATCGCCTTGCTGCGAACAGGGCGCTGGCGCAGCACGGCGGGCAAGCTGCTCGTCATCCTCTGGTGCCTGACGCCGCTGTTGATGGGGGCGGCGCATGTCAGGTTCGAGCTGCGCAAGCATGATGTCCTCACCGCCAGCGCCGCCGAGGCACAGCAGCTCGGACCTCACTTCATGGTCGGCTATTCCTCCTTTCCGGAAGTCGCGCGCCTCGCCGAGCAGGGATTGATCGGCAGCGTTTACGTCACCCGGCACAACATCCGGGGACGGACGGTCGAGGCGCTGCGTGCGGAGATCGCGGCGCTTCAGGACAAGCGACGCGCGGCCGGCTTGCCGCCGCTGGTCGTCGCTGCCGACCAGGAGGGCGGTATCGTCGGCCATCTCGCACCGCCGCTGACCAAGGTGCCGGCGCTGGCGACGCTCGCCGCGCTCGCCCCGGAAGACCAGCAGGCCAAGGCCGAAGAGTTCGGCCGCATTCACGGGCGCGAGCTTGCAGGACTCGGCGTCAATCTCAACCTCGCGCCGGTGCTCGACCTCAAGCCGCCGCCG
This genomic stretch from Bradyrhizobium daqingense harbors:
- a CDS encoding carboxylesterase family protein; the protein is MKNCLTFFLLLTMTTASAHGPMPARLSPPSGLVQVGLTDNDTTAGGTARLCEQVSFSRGLRYGESEANVLDIATSAIKADTPRPVLLFVTGDTFTGDRQAPELARQIEDQAMCFAARNQMIGVRVNYRLAPAATWPMGATDVAAALSWIHGNIDLFNGDAREIVAVGYGAGAFHVATLLAHPEFQADRADVAAVVLVSGIYRAGKDASDSEKAYLGTDASQYNMRSVFPGILNVDVPIVLAWAADDSPGIVAQGETLKKTLCGAGHCPRSALLRSRDGIANAFGLDGSGDSLAEPTLLLVRQLEARGLP
- a CDS encoding DUF4153 domain-containing protein, whose product is MTSLASTSTTDIQPIRPSALSAKLAMALLLAALADWLFYGQRIGLSLAIFATAIACASLLANLATLNLRRAAIGGAIVALGLVPVVEQLNTLSFLISIAALLVALLLATNPETTGLPDRARALRSFVLFGFLRFFPEALQVLNWSAFTRGIALWLLPMILSGVFIALFAAANPVIEQWVSLLNPKLILEYVSVRRVLFWSLMLALVWPFIHVRWRSKKAAVASATDAAGSEPRAPLVPVELLGPSIVLRSLILFNLLFAAQSILDGIYLWGHAALPDNLTYAAYAHRGAYPLIATALLAAAFVLVAMRPGGPAEKSKVIRPLVYLWVGQNVLLVASSIRRLDLYVDIYMLTYWRIAAFIWMGLVALGLILIVARIVLDRSNQWLVGANLIALTIVLYGCSLVNFDAFIADYNVAHSREVSGKGVQIDIDYLMTLGPQAVPAIDKALALRPAAREGCLVPRRDRLVEQQRQDLAWRSWSFRDWRLQRRLDAQAKARTGSQPAS
- a CDS encoding response regulator transcription factor, whose product is MAHRILIVDDEGHIREVIRVALKKAGMDVIEARDGKEALARFAADKPDLIVLDIGMPEFDGLDVCREIRKGSDVPILFLSARDEEIDRILGLEIGGDDYVTKPFSPRELVARVNVILRRLSPRNGEIKTGPGALMQGGLLIDPEQHVATFAGTPLKLTAIEFGILRAFLTRPTSVFNREQLMRAAYQLNIQVSDRTIDSHIRNIRAKLAAQNCETVIETIHGVGFKLGRCEKEA
- a CDS encoding enolase C-terminal domain-like protein; translated protein: MTETIRIKRFQARPVIVPMNLPLQTSTGSVAKAPLVLIDCETDQGVRGHAYLFSITPSALKPLTAMVTEMSDLLAGDELLPFEIERKLAQRFTLLGLAGLQRLAQSGIDMAAWDALARSKGLPLARLLGAAPKPVRAYNSKGLGIMPAGAAVEEAHKLLAEGFHAAKIRVGRPDAREDLAVVRAVRKAVGDQVTLMCDYNQALTVTEAIRRGEMLDDEGLTWIEEPIRHDDYAGCARIADALHTPVQIGENFDSAFSMQAALTAEACDYVMPDVQRIGGVTGWLRAAALAHAAGIEMSTHLFSEVSAHLLCVTPTAHWLEYVDWADGVLATRLKIKDGFALPSEEPGNGIEWDEAAVKKYRVG
- a CDS encoding ATP-binding protein; translation: MSAAPDKWRPSLGLVIFTVLTTVGVLPLVGLFFFRLYDNQLIRQTQAELIAQSRVLATIYAQEVTARLDSGLTLGAEVPPGVLPDPGDQVTPIRPALDLTANDLLRRRPDAQAAVRPAEPAYVEIGARLTPIIRETQKVTLAGFRILDPQGVVIAGRQEVGQSLAHIEEVADALHGQYRATLRNRVPDKPPPPIYSFSRGLGVHVFSAMPVIVNNRVAGVIYTTRTPSNIFDHLYQERGKFVLAGLAVILGTIAIGLVFSRTITLPMRELIDRAARIGRGDREAFKPLQHYGTREFAQLSHSFLGMAERLARRSDYIATFSAHLTHELKSPLTSIKGAAELLQDSVQGKSGSLTPAEQKMFITNILSDTQRLEAMAQRLRELARAESLPQNERTELAPVIADLRSRFPESEILCSGSLHRAVSMSSEKALIVLSHLADNAMRHKARTIRLEAVDQRTTLQLTVSNDGESISTPNRDRIFDAFFTTRRDQGGTGMGLAIARAVMASHGGSIRLKPTDQGAAFELQFPVA
- a CDS encoding ABC transporter substrate-binding protein, whose translation is MRVTGKLLFVLIAALTSLGAMSLQRTDQPATDKEIRIGNVMPYSGPLSEFGAIGQAEAAYFDMINARGGINGRKIRFITRDDNSDPATALELTRNLVETDNVDLMFGSFGTPGNLATRWYLNEKKIPQLFVASGDEELSQPGAFPWTMGWQPSLRSEGRIYANYIQAYYPRKKIVVLWQNDQFGRMLYKGIQEGLGDLNRHVLVDIAFDIADEHLDGHVSILKRSGADIFVFLGVPSTASKVIKLAASMKWRPVFIVNDSSATIANAMAPAGLENSAGVVSAAFLKDPSDPAWKDDPAMKDWFAFMDKYHQVESTNNSAAVYGYAAAEALTQVLRQCGDDVSRENIMRQAASLRNHRPSLALPDIRMNTSPHNYLPIKQMRLVQFDGRSWQPFGDVIETAFTEGVAR
- a CDS encoding alpha-ketoglutarate-dependent dioxygenase AlkB, with protein sequence MTQQLGLFADPLAGPAGLRHTDNFIDAALEQALIGRIAALPLQRFQFGAFEGNRRVASFGYRYDYSLQRLAEAEPIPDWVLPIARQVEAWAGLPEASVRQVLCTEYEAGVGIGWHRDKPHFDKVLGLSLGAPCKFRFRRRSGERWERHTLEALPRSLYMMDGEARSQWEHSIPPVEARRYSITFRTMKRV
- a CDS encoding LysE family translocator → MIQFDTLLTYVAVVLGLFLIPGPAVLLVLGRSSVGGHRVGIATGLGIATGDLLHTAMATLGLSAVLMTSALAFSLVKYAGAAYLIYLGIRALMERGEDIKLAQSRLVDTSLAFRQAVLAELLNPKTALFFLAFLPQFVRPDHGSVVAQLAILGLIFVIMSAIYTALIALVAGQVAGWLTRHRSIGRWQGRVIGTIYLGLGVRMALQQQK